The region CGTTGGGCTTATTCATATCCGAGGCGATTTTGGCGAGAAACTTAATCGGCGCCACGCCTGCCGAGGCGGTGAGCTGTAATTCGTTAAAAATCGTCTGGCGGATTTCGCGCGCCATCAGCGTGGCTGAGCCGTAACAGTGCGGGCTGTCGGTGACGTCAAGATACGCCTCGTCGAGCGACAGCGGCTCAATCAGCGGGGTGTAGCGCGAGAAGATATCGCGAATATGGGCAGAGGCCTCTTTATAAGCGTCAAAACGGCCCGGCAGGAGCGTCAGGTGCGGGCAGAGCTTGAGGGCCATTCCGGTGGGCATCGCGCTGCGAACGCCATACTTTCGGGCCGGATAGTTGGCGGTACTGATAACGCCACGGCGTTCGCGGCTGCCGCCGATGGCGAGCGGAATATCGCGCAGGGCGGGGTTATCGCGCATCTCAACCGCTGCGAAAAAGCAGTCCATATCGACATGAATGATTTTGCGCATACCCCGGCCTCGCACTGTATGTGCATACAGTCTGGCAAAAAAGCCGCGCTGCGGCAACCTTCCTTATTTCGGCGGGATTGAGTAAATTCAACGCGGCGCCAGGAAGTTAAGCAGAACTTAATTGTAAACGCAGCAGGCAGCGCTTGCGAAAAATAACAGCGATGCTAATGTGAGCGCTCCTGAACCAGAATAGTCTTATTTTGGCTCCCTGCGCCGTTCCGGCATCGGTCTTAGCGTTCTCAAGGAAACAAGCAGTATGCGTAAAATCGCATTGTTAATCGCAATGCTTCTGGTGTCGTGCTTTTCATGGGCCAGTACAGTCAGTAGCGACAGCGTTACCCCGATAAAAAAAGAATTAAAACAGCAGTTAATGGGTTCCCCGGTTTATATCCAGATCTTTAAGGAAGAACGCACGCTTGAGCTGTACGTCAAGATGGGCGAGCAATACCAGTTACTGGATAGCTACCGTATCTGCAACTATTCCGGCGGTCTTGGGCCGAAACGTCGTCAGGGCGATTTCAAAAGCCCGGAAGGCTTTTACAGCGTGCAGCGTAGCCAGCTCAAACCCGACAGCCGTTTTTATAAAGCGATTAATATCGGTTTTCCGAACGCCTTTGACCGCGCTAACGGCTATGAAGGGAAATATCTGATGATCCACGGCGCCTGCGTTTCCGTGGGTTGCTATGCGATGACCGATAAAAATATCGATGAGATTTTCCAGTTCGTCACCGGCGCGCTGGTGTTTGGTCAGCCGAATGTCCAGGTGAGCATTTATCCGTTCCGCATGACCGACGCCAATATGGAGCGACATAAGTATTCGTACTTTATCGGTTTCTGGAAACAGCTTAAGCCTGGGTATGACTACTTTATGGCGACCCGTCAGCCGCCAGTCGTTTCAGTAGTGAATGGCACTTATGTGGTCAGCAAACCGCTCAGCAGCAGCGTGGTGCACCCGCAACTGGCGTCAAACTACACGCTCCCCGAGACAAAATAACGCCCACTCGCCTGGCATAATCTTGTGCCAGGTTTCATTGCCTGTCAGCGGCTGCGTGGCGATCACCGTGACCACATCATTGGGTGTGGTCTCCTCCTGAAAATCAATTTCCACATCCTGATCGAGCAGTTTGGCGACGCCAAACGGCGCACGGCGTGTTATCCAGAAGAGATTGGTGGAGCAGAACGCCATCACGTAGCGCCCGTCAGAGAGCAGCATATTAAAGACGCCCTTTTCGCGCAGTTCGCTTGCCAGTTCGGCGATATACCGAAAGACCGCCGTCATGTTGCCCGGCGTGCGTGGGTAGCGCGTGGTGAGC is a window of Cronobacter muytjensii ATCC 51329 DNA encoding:
- the dpaA gene encoding peptidoglycan meso-diaminopimelic acid protein amidase, with the protein product MRKIALLIAMLLVSCFSWASTVSSDSVTPIKKELKQQLMGSPVYIQIFKEERTLELYVKMGEQYQLLDSYRICNYSGGLGPKRRQGDFKSPEGFYSVQRSQLKPDSRFYKAINIGFPNAFDRANGYEGKYLMIHGACVSVGCYAMTDKNIDEIFQFVTGALVFGQPNVQVSIYPFRMTDANMERHKYSYFIGFWKQLKPGYDYFMATRQPPVVSVVNGTYVVSKPLSSSVVHPQLASNYTLPETK